From Gammaproteobacteria bacterium, the proteins below share one genomic window:
- a CDS encoding AarF/UbiB family protein, with protein MRRIARFAWVLLRLLPFLIAFLRDRRRWIVVGRPARRGPGHHERRAARLVGTIAALGPAFIKLGQMFASRADILPEPYLTAVGTLRDQVPPASPDAIVGVIEKELGARLPDLFESFDREPIAAASLGQVHRARLDGRDVAVKVLRPRVEQRVALDVDTAFRIVFWLNVLFPNHHMRALANVIREFSVKVREEMDLRVEAENTRRFRRAFARDRAVRAPRVFDDMTTRHVMVMQYMEGIRIDRLGDRVRRGRPSASLLMERLSSVYLRMMMMDGFLHADPHPGNLLVAEDGSLVVLDWGAVIEVPRWTRQSLLGLSMAVVREDIDGAIGAMYRLGMIGPEVSRGEIREAAAEIVRVVEGARKDGQAGRRRVQESVREVLDTFYTWPLMLPRELVYLFRTLVLLEGIGAAYDARFDSFAVFRRVVGAHRGEILRTAGREPVAIAKDVWSETSGLVRSARALLVRAERENLRVRVHPRDIQGIERSLTLLGRRLLLSIFAASTAIISAIIYISLDNVWVLAAGLLAALVLFLVVLVVPAHLLDNPLRHARGLGSRRWQP; from the coding sequence ATGAGGCGCATCGCACGGTTTGCGTGGGTCCTGCTTCGTCTGCTGCCGTTCCTGATCGCGTTCCTGCGCGACCGCCGGCGCTGGATCGTGGTCGGGCGCCCCGCGCGCCGAGGGCCGGGACACCACGAGCGCCGCGCCGCCCGCCTGGTCGGGACCATCGCTGCCCTCGGACCCGCCTTCATCAAGCTGGGGCAGATGTTCGCCTCGCGCGCCGACATCCTTCCCGAGCCCTATCTCACCGCCGTGGGCACGCTCCGCGACCAGGTGCCGCCCGCTTCCCCGGACGCGATCGTGGGCGTGATCGAGAAAGAGCTCGGCGCGAGGCTCCCGGACCTCTTCGAGAGCTTCGACCGCGAACCCATCGCCGCGGCCAGCCTAGGACAGGTGCACCGGGCCCGGCTCGACGGACGCGACGTGGCGGTAAAGGTCCTCCGTCCGCGCGTGGAGCAGCGGGTCGCGCTGGACGTGGATACCGCGTTCCGGATCGTCTTCTGGCTGAACGTCCTGTTTCCCAACCATCACATGCGGGCGCTGGCCAACGTGATCCGCGAATTCTCGGTGAAGGTGCGGGAGGAGATGGATCTGCGGGTGGAAGCCGAGAACACCCGGCGCTTCCGGCGCGCCTTCGCCCGGGACCGCGCCGTCAGGGCGCCGCGCGTCTTCGACGACATGACCACCCGGCACGTGATGGTGATGCAGTACATGGAGGGCATCCGCATCGATCGCCTGGGAGACCGCGTGCGCCGGGGACGCCCTTCGGCGAGCCTGCTCATGGAAAGGCTGTCCTCCGTATACCTGCGCATGATGATGATGGACGGCTTCCTGCACGCCGATCCTCATCCGGGGAACCTGCTGGTGGCGGAGGACGGATCGCTCGTGGTGCTCGACTGGGGCGCCGTCATCGAGGTGCCGCGCTGGACCCGCCAGAGCCTGCTCGGCCTTTCGATGGCCGTGGTGCGGGAGGACATCGACGGCGCCATCGGCGCCATGTACCGGCTGGGGATGATCGGCCCGGAGGTGTCGCGCGGGGAGATCCGCGAGGCGGCGGCGGAGATCGTGCGGGTGGTGGAGGGAGCGCGCAAGGACGGACAGGCCGGCCGACGGCGCGTTCAGGAGAGCGTGCGCGAGGTGCTGGACACCTTCTACACCTGGCCCCTCATGCTCCCGCGCGAGCTCGTCTACCTGTTCCGCACGCTGGTGCTGCTCGAGGGCATCGGAGCCGCCTACGACGCGCGCTTCGACTCCTTCGCCGTCTTCCGCAGGGTGGTGGGCGCGCACCGGGGCGAGATCCTGCGCACCGCGGGCCGGGAACCGGTCGCCATCGCGAAGGACGTGTGGTCCGAGACCAGCGGGCTGGTGCGTTCCGCGCGCGCGCTGCTGGTGCGGGCCGAGCGCGAGAACCTGCGGGTGCGGGTACATCCGCGCGACATCCAGGGCATCGAACGCTCCCTCACGCTGCTGGGCCGACGGCTGCTGCTGTCGATCTTCGCCGCCTCCACCGCCATCATCTCCGCCATCATCTACATCTCGCTCGACAACGTCTGGGTGCTGGCCGCCGGGCTGCTTGCCGCGCTGGTGCTGTTCCTGGTCGTGCTGGTGGTCCCCGCGCACCTGCTTGACAACCCGTTGCGCCACGCGCGCGGGCTGGGGTCGCGTCGATGGCAGCCGTAG
- a CDS encoding aconitase X catalytic domain-containing protein, with protein sequence MNPTLSNEERAVLDGERGPAPKLAMRIVVRMARILGARELVPVASAHIDGCLYHGDGGVEFAEQLVALGGKVAVPTTLNVGALDLLNPRRVRSAGHRREMALRQMRAYEALGCRPTWTCAPYQAGHRPEGGQDVAWGESNAVVFANSVLGARTNRYGDFMDICCALAGRAPRTGLHLEENRRATVVVDTGAINPALKERDVFYPVLGTWLGATVDERVAVVTGLPETATEDQLKAMGAASASSGAVGLFHVEGVTPEAPNLAAALGGRAPEAVLTPDARELRRVRDALSTTGTAQLDAVALGSPHFSRDEFSLLEALLPREPFRIPFYVCTGRAEYERLETSGRLRRFEEAGVEIVADTCVVVAPILPARGSVLMTNSGKFAHYTPATTGYDVVYGSLEDCVRSAATGRVTRDEGLWS encoded by the coding sequence ATGAATCCGACGCTCTCGAACGAGGAACGCGCGGTCCTGGACGGCGAGCGCGGCCCCGCTCCGAAGTTGGCGATGCGCATCGTGGTGCGAATGGCGCGCATCCTCGGGGCGCGTGAGCTGGTGCCCGTGGCCTCCGCCCACATCGACGGCTGCCTCTACCACGGCGACGGGGGCGTCGAATTCGCCGAGCAGCTCGTTGCCCTGGGCGGGAAGGTGGCCGTGCCCACCACGCTGAACGTCGGTGCCCTCGACCTGCTCAACCCGCGCCGGGTGCGCTCCGCCGGCCATCGCCGGGAGATGGCGCTCCGGCAGATGCGGGCCTACGAGGCCCTGGGCTGCCGCCCCACCTGGACCTGCGCGCCCTACCAGGCGGGACATCGACCCGAGGGCGGACAGGACGTCGCCTGGGGCGAGAGCAACGCCGTGGTCTTCGCCAACTCGGTGCTCGGCGCGCGCACCAACCGCTATGGCGACTTCATGGACATCTGCTGCGCGCTGGCGGGCCGCGCGCCCCGCACCGGCCTGCACCTGGAGGAGAACCGGCGGGCCACCGTCGTGGTGGACACCGGCGCGATCAACCCGGCGCTCAAGGAGCGCGACGTGTTCTACCCGGTGCTGGGCACCTGGCTCGGCGCCACCGTCGACGAACGGGTCGCGGTCGTGACCGGACTGCCCGAGACGGCGACCGAGGACCAGCTGAAAGCCATGGGGGCGGCTTCCGCGTCATCCGGCGCGGTCGGGCTCTTCCACGTGGAGGGCGTCACCCCGGAGGCCCCGAACCTCGCAGCGGCGCTCGGTGGCCGGGCGCCCGAGGCCGTCCTCACGCCCGACGCGCGCGAACTGCGGCGGGTGCGGGACGCGCTCAGCACCACCGGCACGGCGCAACTCGACGCCGTCGCGCTCGGCAGCCCGCACTTCTCCCGCGACGAGTTCTCGCTTCTCGAGGCGCTGCTTCCCCGCGAGCCCTTCAGGATTCCCTTCTACGTCTGCACGGGAAGGGCGGAGTACGAGCGGCTGGAAACCAGCGGACGCCTGCGTCGATTCGAGGAGGCCGGGGTCGAGATCGTGGCCGACACCTGCGTCGTGGTCGCGCCCATCCTGCCCGCCCGTGGCAGCGTGCTGATGACGAACTCCGGCAAGTTCGCGCACTACACCCCCGCCACCACTGGCTACGATGTGGTCTACGGGAGCCTGGAAGACTGCGTGCGCTCCGCCGCAACCGGGCGCGTCACCCGCGACGAGGGCCTGTGGAGCTGA
- the hutI gene encoding imidazolonepropionase, translating into MADTGEAYGVVRDGLVAVAGGRITWVGAARGAPRELAADTSRTLDGRGGWLTPGLIDCHTHLVFAGTRADEFEMRLRGMSYKEIALAGGGIRSTVAATRAATEEQLCDASSWRLETLAAHGVTTVEIKSGYGLDVDTELRMLRAARTLGERLDVRVSRTLLAAHALPSEYQDRRDAYLDLVCGTMIPRAAADRLAHAVDAFCEGIGFTVAECARVFDAAAAHGLPVRLHADQLSPFGGAELAARYRARSADHLEYATEAGCRAMAAAGTTAVLLPGAYYTLGESRRPPVDAMRRHSVPIAVATDLNPGSSPVTSPLLAMNMACVLFGLTPEEALAGMTRQAAPVLGLQGEVGVVSPGACADLALWDVDHPSELSYWIGANPCRAVVRGGEVFHGDLLHGTR; encoded by the coding sequence ATGGCGGACACGGGCGAGGCGTACGGCGTGGTGCGCGATGGCCTGGTGGCGGTCGCCGGTGGGCGGATCACCTGGGTCGGGGCCGCGCGCGGGGCCCCCCGCGAGTTGGCTGCGGACACCTCCCGCACCCTGGATGGACGAGGTGGCTGGCTCACCCCCGGGCTCATCGACTGCCATACCCACCTCGTCTTCGCGGGAACGCGCGCGGACGAGTTCGAGATGCGCCTGCGGGGCATGAGCTACAAGGAGATCGCGCTGGCCGGCGGCGGCATCCGCTCCACCGTGGCGGCGACCCGCGCAGCTACGGAAGAGCAGCTATGCGATGCATCCTCCTGGAGACTTGAAACTCTTGCAGCGCATGGTGTTACCACGGTTGAGATAAAGTCCGGTTACGGGCTGGATGTCGACACCGAACTGAGGATGCTGCGGGCCGCCCGCACCCTGGGTGAACGCCTCGATGTACGCGTGTCCCGCACCCTCCTCGCCGCGCACGCGCTCCCGTCCGAATACCAGGATCGCCGCGACGCCTACCTCGACCTGGTGTGCGGGACGATGATTCCCCGCGCGGCCGCCGATCGGCTCGCCCACGCCGTGGACGCGTTCTGCGAGGGCATCGGGTTCACCGTGGCGGAGTGCGCGCGCGTCTTCGATGCGGCGGCGGCCCACGGGCTCCCGGTGCGTCTGCACGCCGACCAGCTCTCGCCGTTCGGGGGGGCCGAACTCGCCGCCCGCTACCGCGCCCGCTCGGCCGACCACCTGGAGTACGCGACGGAGGCGGGGTGCCGCGCAATGGCTGCCGCCGGGACCACCGCGGTCCTCCTCCCGGGGGCGTATTACACTCTGGGCGAGTCCCGCCGGCCGCCCGTGGATGCAATGCGGCGTCACAGCGTGCCGATCGCGGTCGCGACCGACCTCAACCCCGGTTCGTCCCCCGTCACATCGCCTTTGCTCGCGATGAACATGGCCTGCGTCCTCTTCGGCCTGACGCCCGAGGAAGCGCTCGCCGGGATGACGCGCCAGGCCGCGCCGGTGCTGGGCCTGCAGGGGGAGGTGGGCGTAGTATCGCCGGGCGCGTGCGCGGATCTGGCGCTCTGGGACGTGGACCATCCCTCGGAGCTGAGCTACTGGATCGGCGCCAACCCCTGCCGGGCCGTGGTCCGGGGCGGCGAGGTGTTCCACGGCGACTTGCTCCACGGTACCCGATGA
- a CDS encoding DUF1446 domain-containing protein: MRERGGGARTVRVAGAGGFWGDDLDAPVRQVEEGPIDYLVMDYLAEVTMSILHKQRARDPEAGYARDFVSLMERILPACLERGIRVVANAGGVNPGGCAGEVARAARRARVGGRLRLGIVTGDDLMPRLDQLLAAGHELRNIETGEPLAGIRERVTGANVYLGAFPIAQALGRGAHVVVTGRCVDAALTLAPLLHEFGWAADDHDRLAAGVVAGHVNECGAQCTGGNAMPEWWSIPDLDRVGFPIIEAEPSGDFVVTKHDGSGGRVSPATVTEQIVYEIGDPAAYPTPDVVADFTTVHLSGAGKDRVRVTGARGRPPTGWLKASIVYAGGWRAVGTLVYAWPDAAAKARAAARVLRARLDRLGLRFDEVRTDLVGWDSTHGPLAGPPPPDLPEVQLRVAVRGSERAPVERFTREVAPLVLTGPPSVTGFGEGRPRVREVAAFWPALVPRDAVEPFVRVETREA, translated from the coding sequence GTGAGGGAGAGAGGTGGCGGCGCGCGCACGGTGCGCGTCGCGGGCGCCGGCGGATTCTGGGGCGACGACCTCGATGCGCCGGTACGGCAGGTTGAAGAGGGACCGATCGACTACCTGGTCATGGACTACCTGGCCGAGGTGACCATGTCGATTCTGCACAAGCAGCGCGCCCGCGACCCGGAGGCGGGATACGCGCGCGACTTCGTCTCGCTGATGGAGCGCATCCTGCCGGCGTGCCTGGAGCGCGGCATCCGGGTGGTCGCCAACGCCGGCGGGGTCAATCCCGGAGGATGCGCCGGCGAGGTGGCGCGGGCGGCCCGGCGCGCGCGGGTGGGCGGCCGCCTGCGGCTGGGGATCGTGACCGGCGACGACCTCATGCCCCGGCTGGACCAGCTGCTCGCCGCCGGCCACGAGTTGCGCAACATTGAGACCGGCGAGCCGCTGGCGGGCATCCGCGAGCGGGTGACGGGGGCGAACGTCTACCTGGGCGCCTTCCCGATCGCTCAGGCGCTGGGGCGGGGCGCCCACGTGGTGGTTACGGGTCGCTGCGTGGACGCGGCGCTCACGCTGGCGCCCCTGCTGCACGAGTTCGGCTGGGCGGCGGACGACCACGACCGTCTGGCCGCCGGGGTGGTGGCGGGGCACGTCAACGAATGCGGCGCCCAGTGCACCGGCGGGAACGCCATGCCGGAGTGGTGGAGCATCCCCGACCTCGACCGGGTCGGCTTCCCCATCATCGAGGCCGAGCCCTCCGGCGACTTCGTGGTCACCAAGCACGACGGGTCCGGGGGGCGCGTGAGCCCCGCCACCGTCACCGAGCAGATCGTGTACGAGATCGGCGACCCGGCCGCCTATCCCACCCCGGACGTGGTCGCGGACTTCACCACCGTCCACCTGAGCGGGGCGGGGAAGGACCGAGTGCGGGTGACGGGTGCGCGTGGGCGCCCGCCCACCGGCTGGCTCAAGGCTTCCATCGTGTACGCGGGCGGGTGGCGGGCGGTCGGCACGCTCGTGTACGCCTGGCCGGATGCGGCCGCCAAGGCGCGCGCGGCCGCCCGCGTCCTGCGGGCCCGCCTGGACCGGCTGGGGCTCCGCTTCGACGAGGTGCGCACCGACCTCGTGGGTTGGGATTCGACGCACGGGCCGCTGGCGGGCCCGCCGCCGCCGGATCTGCCCGAAGTGCAGTTGCGGGTCGCCGTGCGCGGCAGCGAGCGCGCCCCGGTGGAGCGCTTCACCCGCGAGGTCGCCCCGCTGGTGCTGACCGGCCCGCCCTCCGTCACCGGCTTCGGGGAGGGGCGCCCGCGCGTGCGCGAGGTCGCCGCCTTCTGGCCCGCGTTGGTGCCGCGCGACGCGGTGGAGCCCTTCGTACGCGTGGAGACGCGCGAGGCATGA
- a CDS encoding tyrosine-type recombinase/integrase: protein MARTRKCRRSYGAGEWGRNRVRIFPDPKTGNFQIEWRENGRRLTRSLGHRDWARAKRQADEFAAGFAGPEIGGKAEAEPEPLTLEKLFDIYGEEVTPTKGECSRQYDRGALAMFLRFFGKDRKPATLSQRDWDRFIRARRAGRVGPSGRPVSNRTVERDLRFLLAVLNWAARSRNEAGRLLLDSNPLKGLRVPREKNPTRVILSQAEYEALLRVSAQIDWRFRVALVLAHETGHRIGAIRHLRWCDIDTGAGVIWWRAEHDKTGFEHRTPVTDEALRVLEEARKANPGNGDAPVLPARRDSAGSVSHAAARDWWKKAEALAGLERMRGRGWHSLRRKFASDLMDQPLKVLCELGGWRTAQTVLQCYQRPDEDRLKKALAARRIHPSAS from the coding sequence ATGGCACGCACGAGAAAATGCCGCCGGAGCTACGGCGCCGGCGAGTGGGGCCGGAACAGGGTCCGGATCTTCCCGGACCCGAAGACCGGCAACTTCCAGATTGAGTGGCGCGAGAACGGGCGAAGGCTCACCCGGTCGCTCGGACACCGCGACTGGGCGAGGGCGAAACGGCAGGCGGACGAATTCGCCGCCGGGTTCGCCGGACCCGAGATCGGGGGCAAGGCGGAAGCCGAGCCCGAGCCGCTCACGCTGGAGAAGCTCTTTGACATCTACGGTGAGGAGGTCACGCCCACCAAGGGCGAGTGCTCCCGGCAATACGACCGGGGTGCATTGGCGATGTTCCTCCGGTTCTTCGGGAAGGACCGGAAGCCCGCAACGCTTTCCCAGCGCGACTGGGACCGGTTCATCCGGGCGAGGCGGGCGGGCAGGGTCGGACCGAGCGGGAGACCCGTTTCCAACAGGACGGTCGAACGAGACCTGCGGTTCCTGCTCGCGGTCCTCAACTGGGCCGCACGGTCGCGGAACGAGGCGGGAAGGCTTCTCCTCGACTCCAACCCTCTGAAGGGCTTGAGGGTGCCCAGGGAGAAGAACCCAACCCGGGTGATTCTCTCTCAAGCGGAGTACGAGGCGCTGCTCCGGGTGTCCGCCCAGATCGATTGGCGCTTTCGCGTGGCGCTCGTGCTCGCGCACGAAACGGGCCACCGAATCGGCGCAATCCGCCACCTGAGGTGGTGCGACATCGACACGGGAGCCGGGGTGATTTGGTGGCGTGCGGAGCACGATAAGACAGGGTTCGAGCATCGGACACCCGTGACCGACGAGGCGCTAAGAGTGCTGGAAGAGGCGCGGAAGGCGAACCCCGGGAACGGCGACGCTCCCGTGCTGCCCGCGCGCAGGGACTCCGCGGGGAGCGTGAGCCACGCGGCGGCGCGCGACTGGTGGAAAAAGGCCGAAGCGCTCGCCGGGCTGGAGCGCATGCGCGGCAGGGGCTGGCATTCGCTGAGGCGCAAGTTCGCCTCGGACCTGATGGACCAGCCGCTGAAGGTGCTCTGCGAACTGGGAGGCTGGAGGACGGCACAGACGGTGCTCCAGTGTTACCAGAGACCCGACGAGGACCGGCTCAAGAAGGCGCTCGCGGCGCGGCGGATCCACCCTTCCGCCAGTTAG
- the meaB gene encoding methylmalonyl Co-A mutase-associated GTPase MeaB, with product MARSLAEGCGAGERAALARAISVVEDRRPGFRELLAQVTGHGRRAHRTGITGPPGAGKSTLAAALARVWRDAREEVAIVAVDPTSPYSGGALLGDRVRMAPLRLDRGVFIRSMATRGAGGGLAEAVHDVIDLMEGSGFGRILLETVGVGQTELGVAEAADTVVVVLTPESGDEVQAMKAGLAEVADIFVVNKADRPEARALVGRLRDAVGLGRGRGGGARGADVLAEEANARGWNAPVLTAVATAGEGIIALADAIEDHRRSLAESGALEARRIARAEARIRAEVRAALEAHLGRVAGGGGFADAARMVAGGRETVYEAAQRLLGGGGILSQDLES from the coding sequence ATGGCGCGCTCGCTCGCTGAGGGGTGCGGCGCGGGTGAGCGGGCGGCGCTGGCGCGGGCCATTTCGGTGGTGGAGGACCGCCGCCCGGGCTTCCGCGAACTGCTGGCACAGGTGACCGGGCACGGCCGCCGGGCCCACCGGACGGGGATCACCGGGCCGCCCGGGGCGGGGAAGTCGACCCTGGCGGCGGCGCTCGCCCGGGTTTGGCGCGACGCGCGCGAGGAGGTGGCGATCGTGGCGGTGGATCCCACTTCGCCCTACTCAGGGGGCGCGCTGCTGGGAGACCGCGTGCGCATGGCGCCGCTCCGGCTCGACCGGGGCGTCTTCATCCGCTCGATGGCGACGCGCGGGGCGGGCGGCGGCCTGGCCGAGGCGGTGCACGACGTGATCGACCTCATGGAGGGGAGCGGATTCGGCCGCATCCTTCTGGAAACGGTGGGGGTCGGCCAGACCGAGCTGGGGGTGGCGGAAGCGGCCGACACCGTGGTGGTGGTGCTCACGCCCGAATCGGGCGACGAAGTGCAGGCCATGAAGGCCGGGCTTGCCGAGGTGGCCGACATCTTCGTGGTGAACAAGGCCGACCGCCCGGAGGCTCGCGCGCTCGTGGGGCGGCTGCGCGATGCGGTCGGGCTGGGTCGCGGCCGGGGTGGCGGGGCCCGCGGCGCCGACGTGCTCGCGGAGGAGGCCAACGCGCGTGGATGGAACGCCCCCGTGCTCACTGCGGTCGCCACCGCGGGCGAAGGGATCATCGCGTTGGCGGACGCCATAGAGGACCACCGCCGCAGCCTCGCGGAATCGGGGGCGCTGGAGGCGCGCCGCATCGCCCGCGCGGAGGCGCGCATCCGGGCGGAAGTGCGCGCCGCTCTGGAGGCACACCTGGGCCGGGTTGCGGGGGGCGGCGGCTTCGCGGACGCGGCGCGGATGGTGGCCGGCGGGCGGGAGACGGTGTACGAAGCGGCTCAACGCCTGCTCGGCGGAGGAGGTATCCTGTCCCAGGACCTGGAGTCATGA
- a CDS encoding cobalamin B12-binding domain-containing protein, which translates to MITTHRRIRVLVAKPGLDGHDRGARVIVSAFRDAGFEVVYTGLHQTPEAIVEAALQEDADVVALSILSGAHMTLLPRVKALLDEAGLGDVLVTGGGIIPDEDAEALHSAGIGRLFGPGTRTGDAVAYIRTWFASSGRAAT; encoded by the coding sequence ATGATCACGACACACCGCAGGATTCGCGTCCTGGTGGCGAAACCGGGACTGGACGGCCACGACCGTGGGGCGCGCGTCATCGTGAGCGCCTTCCGCGACGCGGGCTTCGAGGTGGTCTACACCGGTCTTCATCAGACGCCGGAGGCCATCGTCGAGGCCGCCCTGCAGGAGGACGCGGACGTGGTGGCGCTGTCGATTCTCTCGGGCGCCCACATGACCCTCCTGCCCCGGGTGAAGGCACTCCTCGACGAGGCGGGGCTGGGCGACGTTCTGGTGACCGGAGGCGGCATCATCCCGGACGAGGATGCGGAGGCGCTCCACTCCGCGGGCATCGGCCGGCTCTTCGGGCCGGGCACGCGCACCGGGGACGCGGTCGCCTACATCCGCACCTGGTTCGCTTCGTCGGGGCGGGCAGCCACGTGA
- a CDS encoding DUF126 domain-containing protein, with protein MELSGAPVHAGEGRGPLLVLRRPLSFWGGVDPETGRVSDPRHPQYGEPLGGRILVMERAIGSSSSSAIMLELLRNDVAPAAIVLGSTDAILVLGVLVAEELGYPSIPLVDVGRDGFKRIRDGKGGHGQVRALARTAILRVA; from the coding sequence GTGGAGCTGAGCGGCGCGCCCGTGCACGCGGGCGAGGGCAGGGGCCCGCTGCTTGTGCTCCGGCGTCCCCTCAGCTTCTGGGGAGGCGTGGATCCCGAGACGGGGCGCGTGTCCGACCCCCGGCATCCGCAATACGGCGAACCGTTGGGTGGCCGCATCCTGGTCATGGAGCGCGCGATCGGCTCCAGCTCCTCCAGCGCCATCATGCTTGAGCTGCTGCGCAACGATGTCGCCCCGGCCGCCATCGTCCTCGGCTCCACCGACGCGATCCTGGTGCTGGGGGTCCTGGTCGCCGAGGAACTCGGCTACCCGAGCATCCCGCTCGTTGATGTGGGCAGGGATGGCTTCAAGCGGATCCGGGACGGCAAGGGAGGACATGGGCAGGTGCGAGCGCTAGCGCGGACGGCCATCCTGAGGGTGGCCTAG
- a CDS encoding acyl-CoA carboxylase subunit beta gives MSPRSAGSTRTAKAGRPSAGDPAVPRVRRLAEELEELRARLRLGGGTKRIEREHARGKWTARERVAALLDPGETFVEIGLLVAHDLYDGRAPAAGVVTGVGRIHGREVVVVANDATVKAGAWWPETIAKILRAQEIAMRCRIPIVYLVDSAGVNLPYQGGVFPGKYGAARIFYYNSLMRRYLGIPQIAAVMGPCIAGGAYLPALSDVIVMVEGTSFMGLGGPNLVKGAIGQTVEAEELGGARMHTSVSGVAHYLAKDDPACIEKIRVLIEALPRGDGSGAVSGQALRPDATGSAGSRHGRASARIGPARPAEDLYELLPDDHRHPYDMPGVLRCILDEPGLVEYQPEYAPEMMCGTGAIDGMQIAVIANARGMVRDAEGGPPRFGGIVYTKSAEKVAGFIETMNRRRRPLLFVQDVSGFMVGPKAERSGIIRAGAHFVEAMASATVPKLVLTLNHASGAGYYAMAGQGFDPDFILSLPTGRMGVMEGESAVMALFSRQLEELRERGEVPDEDLRTRMDEVREDYDRQLDARFAGARGFVDEVVLPEELRGALALLLRAALNNPGPHLGAFHLPPGVS, from the coding sequence GTGAGCCCGCGCAGCGCGGGATCGACTCGTACCGCGAAGGCCGGGCGCCCGTCCGCGGGGGACCCCGCCGTCCCCCGGGTGCGCCGGCTCGCCGAGGAGCTCGAGGAGCTGCGGGCGCGCCTGCGGCTGGGAGGCGGGACGAAGCGGATCGAGCGCGAGCACGCCCGGGGCAAGTGGACGGCCCGCGAACGGGTCGCCGCGCTGCTCGACCCCGGCGAGACCTTCGTCGAGATCGGCCTGCTGGTGGCGCACGACCTCTACGACGGGCGGGCGCCCGCCGCCGGGGTGGTCACCGGCGTGGGCCGGATCCATGGGCGCGAGGTGGTCGTGGTCGCCAACGACGCGACCGTCAAGGCGGGGGCCTGGTGGCCCGAGACCATCGCCAAGATCCTGCGCGCGCAGGAGATCGCCATGCGCTGCCGCATCCCCATCGTCTATCTCGTGGACTCGGCGGGGGTCAACCTGCCGTACCAGGGAGGCGTCTTCCCCGGGAAGTACGGGGCGGCGCGCATCTTCTACTACAACTCGCTCATGCGCCGCTACCTGGGCATCCCCCAGATCGCCGCGGTCATGGGCCCCTGCATTGCGGGCGGCGCCTACCTGCCCGCGCTCTCGGACGTGATCGTCATGGTCGAGGGCACCAGCTTCATGGGGCTCGGGGGTCCCAACCTCGTCAAGGGCGCCATCGGGCAGACGGTCGAGGCGGAGGAACTGGGGGGCGCGCGCATGCATACGTCGGTCAGCGGGGTCGCCCATTACCTCGCGAAGGACGATCCGGCCTGCATCGAGAAGATCCGCGTGCTGATCGAAGCCCTGCCGCGCGGCGACGGCTCCGGGGCCGTGTCCGGACAGGCGTTGCGCCCGGACGCCACCGGCTCCGCCGGATCGCGGCACGGGCGCGCGTCTGCCCGCATCGGCCCGGCCCGCCCCGCGGAGGACCTCTACGAGCTCCTCCCCGACGATCACCGGCATCCCTACGACATGCCGGGGGTGCTGCGCTGCATCCTGGACGAGCCGGGGCTGGTGGAGTATCAGCCTGAATACGCCCCGGAGATGATGTGCGGAACCGGCGCCATCGACGGGATGCAGATCGCGGTCATCGCCAACGCGCGCGGAATGGTGCGCGATGCGGAGGGTGGGCCGCCCCGGTTCGGAGGCATCGTCTATACGAAAAGCGCGGAAAAGGTCGCCGGCTTCATCGAGACCATGAATCGCCGCCGCAGGCCGCTGCTCTTCGTGCAGGACGTGTCGGGCTTCATGGTGGGGCCGAAGGCGGAGCGCTCGGGCATCATCCGCGCGGGCGCGCACTTCGTGGAGGCGATGGCGAGCGCGACGGTGCCCAAGCTGGTGCTGACCCTCAACCACGCCTCCGGGGCGGGCTACTACGCGATGGCGGGCCAGGGCTTCGATCCGGACTTCATCCTTTCCCTTCCGACGGGGAGGATGGGGGTGATGGAGGGCGAGAGCGCGGTCATGGCGCTCTTCAGCCGGCAGCTCGAGGAGCTGCGCGAGCGCGGCGAAGTGCCGGACGAGGACTTGCGCACGCGCATGGACGAGGTGCGGGAGGACTACGACCGTCAGCTGGATGCCCGCTTCGCCGGCGCCCGCGGCTTCGTCGACGAAGTCGTGCTGCCCGAGGAACTGCGCGGAGCACTGGCGCTGCTGCTGCGGGCGGCGCTCAACAACCCGGGGCCGCACCTGGGAGCGTTCCACCTGCCGCCGGGCGTGTCGTGA